One window from the genome of Streptococcus parasanguinis encodes:
- a CDS encoding SPFH domain-containing protein, producing the protein MPGFFIFILFLLMVAGFIVISSLYVVKQQSVAIIERFGRYQKISDSGIHMRAPFGIDKIAARVQLRVLQSEIVVETKTQDNVFVTMNVATQYRVNESNVKDAYYKLMRPESQIKSYIEDALRSSVPKLTLDELFEKKDEIALEVQKQVAEEMSTYGYIIVKTLITKVEPDAEVKQSMNEINAAQRKRVAAQELAEADKIKIVTAAEAEAEKDRLHGVGIAEQRKAIVDGLADSIKELKGANVDLTEEQIMSILLTNQYLDTLNNFADKEGNNTIFLPANPDGVENIRTQILSALKAK; encoded by the coding sequence ATGCCTGGATTTTTTATCTTTATTTTATTCTTGCTAATGGTTGCAGGATTCATTGTGATTAGCTCACTATATGTGGTCAAGCAACAATCCGTTGCCATCATCGAACGTTTCGGACGTTATCAAAAAATTAGCGATAGTGGCATTCATATGCGAGCGCCTTTTGGCATCGATAAAATTGCAGCACGAGTTCAATTGCGCGTCTTGCAGAGCGAGATCGTAGTTGAAACGAAAACTCAGGATAACGTATTCGTTACCATGAATGTGGCAACACAATACCGAGTGAACGAAAGCAACGTAAAGGATGCCTACTACAAACTCATGCGTCCAGAATCACAGATTAAATCATACATTGAAGATGCTCTTCGTTCTTCTGTACCTAAGTTGACCTTGGATGAATTGTTTGAGAAAAAAGATGAAATCGCTCTTGAAGTTCAAAAACAAGTAGCAGAAGAAATGTCAACTTATGGATATATTATTGTTAAAACCTTGATCACCAAAGTTGAGCCAGATGCTGAAGTGAAACAATCCATGAACGAGATCAATGCAGCGCAAAGAAAACGTGTGGCAGCTCAGGAATTGGCAGAAGCAGACAAGATCAAGATCGTTACTGCTGCCGAAGCTGAAGCAGAAAAAGACCGTTTGCACGGGGTTGGTATTGCCGAGCAACGGAAGGCCATTGTCGATGGATTGGCAGACTCTATTAAAGAGTTAAAAGGCGCGAATGTAGACTTGACCGAAGAACAAATCATGTCAATTCTCTTAACCAACCAGTACTTAGATACCTTAAATAATTTTGCAGATAAAGAAGGGAATAATACGATTTTCCTACCAGCAAACCCTGATGGCGTCGAAAACATTCGTACACAAATATTATCAGCCCTGAAAGCAAAGTAA
- a CDS encoding undecaprenyl-diphosphate phosphatase, translated as MFLIELIKAVLFGIVEGITEWLPISSTGHLILLQDFVQFKNQDPAFMEMFNVVIQLGAILAVVVIYFDKLYPFKPGKSPIEVRRTWQLWAKVAVATLPLVFVFKLDDWFEAHFHNSISVAIMLITYGIAFIYLERREQVEPAVTELHKLPYRTALYIGLFQVLSLFPGTSRSGATIVGGLINGVSRPVVTEFTFYLGIPAMFGASLLKVGKFALGGHSLALGQLFILLVAMGVAFVVSMYAIRFLTDYVKNHDFTVFGKYRIVLGSILLLYGLFRVIF; from the coding sequence ATGTTTCTGATCGAATTAATCAAGGCGGTTCTTTTTGGGATTGTCGAGGGGATTACAGAATGGTTGCCGATCTCAAGTACAGGTCACTTGATTCTGTTACAGGATTTTGTGCAGTTTAAAAATCAAGATCCAGCCTTTATGGAGATGTTCAATGTCGTGATCCAATTGGGTGCGATCCTAGCGGTTGTGGTGATTTATTTCGATAAATTGTATCCCTTCAAACCTGGTAAATCTCCAATCGAAGTACGGCGGACCTGGCAATTATGGGCAAAAGTTGCGGTTGCAACGCTCCCGCTTGTCTTTGTTTTTAAATTAGATGATTGGTTTGAGGCGCATTTTCACAATTCGATTTCCGTTGCGATTATGTTGATCACCTACGGGATTGCCTTTATCTATCTGGAAAGACGGGAACAAGTTGAGCCAGCAGTAACGGAATTGCATAAGCTACCTTATCGAACAGCTCTTTATATCGGACTCTTCCAAGTTTTATCGCTATTTCCAGGAACAAGCCGTTCAGGTGCTACGATTGTAGGTGGCTTGATCAATGGTGTTAGCCGCCCAGTGGTGACAGAATTTACCTTTTATTTGGGGATCCCAGCCATGTTTGGCGCTAGCCTCTTAAAGGTTGGGAAATTCGCTCTTGGCGGACATTCACTAGCACTTGGGCAACTCTTTATTCTACTGGTAGCGATGGGAGTGGCCTTTGTGGTCAGCATGTACGCCATCCGCTTCTTGACAGATTATGTGAAAAATCATGATTTCACCGTCTTTGGGAAATACCGGATTGTTCTTGGTTCCATCTTGCTATTGTATGGACTCTTCCGTGTTATTTTCTAA
- a CDS encoding DUF2207 domain-containing protein — translation MKKYLYVIFAFLACLFVSQNVHASSPSYDVLYYGGTLTLDTWDDATYEEELVYYFKDSYRGQYVSLGTAGNMPQGFAIEIPPKVEVEGRELQREPEITNLGDGYRVKIYNSGVATDTVKIKVTWKLKNLLYSHKDILELNWKPITDGDQKVDEVQFRVIPKFAPANAQSELYIHTAFMGPDVTVKKEDGIYSATFYNLGKGKAVELYGYWLKSDLTTLYDSGRNTGLTKLDEFHKNQAKIEQEKYWTRMFWNWILPAFIIALWLLALLGRNRFKKMIWPGVTYPTNTRLYEIPQDIAPLVMSSVVYSAELDEASPTNKEKATPPVFTFEKMLQATLLDLMDRGVIVYEQQGNEVVLTRKSHGHVDDFERSFMNMAFGDQVSCPVNRLFENYEFSDDVYKHAKKADQDAIRSLGSKAQARFDTAVNQVARDVHRKVEDLHLPSYYRPLEAKEEAQARRSLFFGWAAWFIALGAEIFAIFGMGWFSVPCLIGILTLWFMPVRFNGVFKACLRDGVVNLAGAEQRYYWDSFGRMLKEIAHLNDAELQSLVLWNRLLVYAALYGVADQVTKVMKLRNIHLENQALNAFVYTPFYHDVTHSSHAMSTYGSTASTASHFTVSSGSGGGFSGGGGGGGFGAF, via the coding sequence ATGAAAAAGTATTTGTATGTTATTTTCGCCTTTCTGGCCTGCCTTTTTGTTAGTCAGAACGTCCATGCATCTAGCCCATCTTATGATGTACTTTACTATGGTGGAACCTTGACCTTGGACACCTGGGACGACGCCACCTATGAGGAAGAACTGGTTTATTATTTCAAAGATTCTTATAGAGGGCAGTATGTTAGCCTAGGAACGGCAGGGAACATGCCACAAGGCTTTGCGATTGAGATACCGCCAAAGGTTGAGGTGGAAGGTCGTGAGCTTCAAAGAGAACCTGAGATTACGAATCTAGGTGATGGCTACCGAGTGAAAATTTATAACAGTGGTGTAGCGACAGATACTGTCAAAATTAAAGTTACATGGAAATTAAAAAATCTCCTCTATTCACACAAGGATATCTTGGAGTTGAACTGGAAACCGATCACAGATGGTGATCAGAAGGTGGACGAGGTTCAATTTCGTGTTATTCCTAAGTTTGCACCAGCTAATGCCCAATCGGAACTGTATATCCATACAGCCTTTATGGGACCGGATGTGACTGTAAAGAAAGAAGATGGAATCTATTCTGCCACTTTCTATAACCTAGGCAAAGGAAAGGCTGTGGAGTTGTATGGTTACTGGTTGAAGTCAGATCTAACTACTTTGTATGATTCTGGTCGAAATACAGGATTAACCAAATTGGATGAATTTCACAAGAACCAAGCTAAAATTGAACAGGAAAAATACTGGACACGCATGTTTTGGAACTGGATCTTGCCAGCCTTCATTATTGCACTCTGGCTTCTTGCTCTCTTGGGCCGCAATCGGTTCAAAAAAATGATTTGGCCTGGTGTGACCTATCCGACCAATACTCGTCTTTATGAGATTCCACAGGATATTGCACCTCTTGTTATGAGCTCGGTTGTTTATTCAGCCGAATTAGACGAGGCTTCCCCAACCAATAAAGAGAAGGCGACTCCGCCAGTATTCACATTTGAAAAAATGCTTCAAGCTACTTTGCTGGATCTGATGGATCGTGGAGTGATTGTCTATGAGCAACAAGGAAATGAAGTCGTTTTGACCAGAAAGTCTCATGGACATGTGGATGATTTTGAACGCTCCTTTATGAATATGGCTTTTGGGGATCAAGTTTCCTGTCCTGTTAACCGTCTCTTTGAGAATTATGAATTCAGTGATGATGTATACAAACATGCCAAAAAAGCAGATCAAGATGCGATTCGTTCACTAGGAAGTAAGGCTCAGGCTCGTTTTGATACGGCTGTCAACCAAGTGGCCCGAGATGTTCATCGCAAGGTGGAAGATCTCCATTTGCCAAGCTACTATCGCCCTTTAGAAGCAAAAGAAGAAGCGCAAGCTAGACGAAGTCTCTTCTTTGGTTGGGCTGCTTGGTTTATCGCCCTTGGAGCAGAAATCTTTGCCATCTTTGGGATGGGTTGGTTCTCTGTTCCTTGTTTGATAGGGATCCTCACACTTTGGTTTATGCCAGTGCGCTTCAATGGTGTCTTTAAAGCCTGCCTACGAGATGGGGTTGTCAATCTTGCGGGTGCTGAGCAACGCTATTACTGGGATAGTTTTGGTCGGATGTTGAAAGAGATTGCCCACCTCAACGATGCAGAGTTGCAGTCTCTGGTCCTATGGAATCGCTTATTGGTCTATGCGGCCTTGTATGGTGTAGCTGATCAGGTCACAAAGGTCATGAAGCTTCGGAATATTCATTTAGAAAATCAAGCCTTAAACGCCTTCGTTTATACTCCGTTCTATCATGATGTGACCCACTCAAGTCATGCCATGTCTACTTATGGATCGACAGCATCGACAGCTAGTCATTTCACAGTTTCCTCTGGTAGTGGAGGAGGTTTCTCTGGCGGAGGAGGCGGAGGAGGCTTTGGTGCCTTCTAA
- a CDS encoding capsule biosynthesis transcriptional regulator produces MAKSNFEKVESVVGWVRDKKITGYRISKETNAREMSIIALAQGRAKVKNISFETALGLIDFYDKNHQKFED; encoded by the coding sequence ATGGCTAAATCGAACTTTGAAAAAGTAGAATCAGTTGTTGGATGGGTACGTGATAAGAAAATTACAGGGTATCGTATCAGCAAAGAAACAAATGCCCGTGAAATGTCTATCATTGCCTTGGCTCAAGGACGTGCAAAAGTGAAGAATATCTCGTTTGAAACTGCACTTGGATTAATTGATTTTTATGACAAAAATCATCAAAAATTCGAAGATTAA
- a CDS encoding amino acid ABC transporter ATP-binding protein encodes MAEKILEIQHLKKSYGQNEVLKDISLTVEKGEVISIIGSSGSGKSTFLRSINLLETPTAGEILYRGQNVLDPEYDLTHYREKLGMVFQSFNLFENLNVLENTIVAQTTVLKRDRETAEKVAKENLEKVGMGSQYWAARPKQLSGGQKQRVAIARALSMDPDAILFDEPTSALDPEMVGEVLKIMQDLAKEGLTMIVVTHEMEFARDVSSRVIFMDKGVIAEQGDPKEIFSNPKEERTKEFLQRFLH; translated from the coding sequence ATGGCAGAAAAAATTCTTGAAATTCAACATTTAAAAAAATCTTATGGTCAAAATGAAGTCTTGAAAGATATTTCCCTTACGGTTGAAAAAGGAGAGGTGATCTCCATCATCGGGAGCTCTGGTAGCGGAAAATCAACCTTCCTTCGCTCCATCAATCTTCTAGAGACTCCTACTGCTGGAGAGATTCTCTATCGTGGACAAAATGTTCTTGATCCTGAGTATGATCTTACCCACTACCGCGAGAAATTGGGGATGGTTTTCCAAAGCTTTAATCTCTTCGAAAATTTAAACGTCTTGGAAAATACGATCGTTGCACAAACAACCGTCCTCAAGCGTGATCGTGAGACTGCAGAGAAAGTTGCTAAAGAAAACCTTGAAAAAGTCGGTATGGGATCTCAATATTGGGCTGCCCGTCCGAAACAACTTTCAGGTGGTCAAAAGCAACGGGTCGCCATCGCACGCGCCCTCTCTATGGATCCTGATGCCATTCTCTTCGATGAACCAACTTCTGCCCTAGACCCAGAAATGGTTGGGGAAGTCTTGAAAATCATGCAGGACCTGGCAAAAGAAGGACTCACCATGATTGTCGTCACCCACGAAATGGAATTTGCCCGCGATGTCTCTAGCCGGGTCATCTTCATGGACAAGGGTGTCATCGCTGAGCAAGGAGATCCAAAAGAAATCTTTAGCAATCCAAAAGAAGAACGGACCAAGGAATTCCTTCAACGCTTCTTACATTAA
- the sufC gene encoding Fe-S cluster assembly ATPase SufC: protein MSTLEIKDLHVEIEGKEILKGVNLTLKTGEIAAIMGPNGTGKSTLSAAIMGNPNYEVTKGEILFDGVNILELEVDERARMGLFLAMQYPSEIPGITNAEFLRAAMNAGKEEDEKISIRDFIKKLDEKMELLNMKEEMAERYLNEGFSGGEKKRNEILQLLMLEPTFALLDEIDSGLDIDALKVVSKGVNAMRGEGFGAMIITHYQRLLNYITPDVVHVMMEGRVVLSGGPELAARLEREGYAQLAEELGYDYKEEL, encoded by the coding sequence ATGTCGACATTAGAAATTAAAGACCTTCACGTTGAAATTGAAGGCAAAGAAATTTTAAAAGGTGTAAACCTGACCCTAAAAACTGGTGAGATCGCAGCCATCATGGGACCAAATGGAACAGGGAAATCTACTCTGTCAGCTGCCATTATGGGAAACCCAAATTATGAAGTAACCAAAGGGGAGATTCTCTTTGATGGTGTCAACATCTTGGAATTGGAAGTAGACGAACGTGCACGGATGGGCTTGTTCCTTGCCATGCAATACCCTTCAGAAATCCCAGGAATTACGAATGCAGAATTTTTACGTGCAGCCATGAATGCTGGTAAAGAAGAGGACGAGAAGATCTCTATTCGTGATTTCATCAAAAAATTGGATGAAAAGATGGAATTGCTCAACATGAAAGAAGAAATGGCAGAACGCTATTTGAACGAAGGCTTCTCTGGTGGTGAGAAAAAACGCAATGAAATCCTTCAATTGTTGATGTTGGAACCAACATTTGCCCTTTTGGACGAAATTGACTCTGGTTTGGATATCGATGCTCTTAAGGTCGTATCTAAAGGGGTTAATGCAATGCGAGGTGAAGGTTTTGGAGCTATGATCATCACCCACTACCAACGTTTGTTGAACTATATTACTCCTGACGTCGTTCATGTGATGATGGAAGGCCGTGTCGTGCTTTCAGGTGGACCGGAATTGGCTGCACGCTTGGAACGTGAAGGCTATGCTCAACTCGCAGAAGAACTCGGTTACGACTATAAAGAAGAACTATAA
- the mecA gene encoding adaptor protein MecA: MKMKQISDSTIKITIQLEDLEERGMEIADFLVPQEKTEEFFYAILDELEMPESFLDSGMLSFRVTPKPDKLDVFVTKSKIDQQLDFEDLSDLPDMEELSRMTPDEFIKTLEKTISDKTKGDAEAIHHLEQEELRDNQEQDPTSEAPVSQYIYYILRFSNIQQAVAFSKTVSFPVDTSELYKMGSDYYLTVLIDTEDQPNQYPTWLLAIIREYADDSEVTRAVLQEHGHLLMVSGAIENLKKVASL, encoded by the coding sequence ATGAAGATGAAGCAAATTAGTGATTCAACTATTAAGATCACGATCCAACTAGAAGACTTAGAAGAACGTGGGATGGAAATTGCTGATTTCCTTGTCCCACAAGAAAAAACAGAAGAGTTTTTCTACGCCATTTTGGATGAACTCGAAATGCCAGAAAGCTTCCTGGATAGCGGGATGCTTAGTTTTCGTGTGACACCAAAACCAGATAAACTGGATGTTTTTGTTACCAAATCAAAAATTGACCAACAATTGGATTTTGAGGATTTGTCAGATCTTCCTGATATGGAAGAGTTGTCGCGCATGACGCCAGATGAATTTATCAAAACCTTGGAAAAAACGATTTCTGATAAGACAAAAGGGGATGCAGAAGCTATTCACCATTTGGAACAAGAAGAGTTACGGGACAATCAAGAACAAGATCCTACGTCTGAAGCACCAGTAAGTCAGTATATTTATTACATTTTGCGTTTTTCAAATATCCAGCAAGCAGTTGCCTTTTCAAAAACGGTCAGCTTTCCAGTGGATACCTCTGAATTATACAAAATGGGATCTGATTATTATTTAACTGTCTTGATCGATACAGAGGATCAACCAAATCAATATCCAACCTGGTTACTTGCCATCATTCGGGAGTATGCGGATGATTCAGAAGTGACACGGGCCGTTCTACAGGAACATGGTCACTTACTAATGGTGTCTGGTGCGATTGAGAATTTGAAGAAAGTTGCTAGCTTATGA
- a CDS encoding glycosyltransferase family 4 protein, which produces MMSFSLQFVLVLIGTFMIALVLTPLVRLFSFKIDAVDYPNARRINTKPMPSAGGLSIVIAFSIATLVFIPMLTSTTAPIKSYLSYTLPVVGAGWIIALTGLIDDVKELSAKKKMIGILLAASLVWFLTDFRLNDFKIPFGGPLLHFEPWLSYLLTVIWIVAITNAVNLIDGLDGLVSGVSIISLVTMGIVSYFFLPVPNLFLTMTIFVLVASIAGFFPFNYHPAILYLGDTGALFIGFMISVLSLQGLKNATAVAVVTPMIILGVPITDTFLAIIRRTLSGQKFYKPDRNHLHHRLLSLGLTHRGTVLVIYGISMIFSLISLLLNISSRIGGVLLVIGLLFGVELLAELIGILGPHHSPLLNVLRYIGNSSYREEVRQKRKEKTK; this is translated from the coding sequence ATGATGTCCTTTTCCTTGCAATTTGTTCTGGTGCTGATTGGGACTTTTATGATTGCCTTGGTATTGACGCCCTTGGTTCGCCTATTCTCCTTTAAGATTGATGCAGTAGATTATCCGAATGCACGCCGAATCAATACCAAGCCCATGCCAAGCGCGGGTGGCTTGTCTATTGTGATCGCTTTTTCGATTGCGACTCTCGTCTTTATTCCTATGCTGACATCCACCACCGCACCAATCAAAAGTTACCTATCTTATACCTTGCCGGTCGTGGGCGCAGGATGGATTATCGCTCTTACAGGCTTAATCGATGATGTAAAAGAGTTGTCAGCCAAGAAAAAGATGATCGGTATCCTGCTAGCAGCGAGTCTGGTCTGGTTTTTGACAGATTTTCGGCTGAATGATTTCAAGATTCCATTCGGTGGTCCCTTACTTCATTTTGAACCATGGCTTTCTTATCTTTTGACAGTGATTTGGATTGTTGCCATTACCAATGCGGTCAATCTGATTGATGGATTAGATGGCTTGGTGAGTGGGGTCTCTATTATTTCCTTGGTGACAATGGGGATTGTGTCCTATTTCTTTCTTCCAGTACCCAATCTCTTTCTGACCATGACGATCTTTGTCTTGGTTGCGTCCATCGCTGGCTTCTTTCCCTTTAACTACCATCCAGCCATTCTCTATTTGGGAGACACCGGTGCCTTGTTTATCGGATTCATGATTTCTGTCTTGTCCTTGCAAGGTTTGAAAAATGCAACGGCAGTTGCGGTAGTCACGCCCATGATTATCCTCGGAGTACCGATTACAGATACCTTTTTAGCCATTATCCGTCGGACCCTGTCTGGTCAAAAATTTTATAAACCGGATCGCAATCACTTGCACCACCGACTTCTGTCTCTGGGCTTGACACATCGGGGAACTGTACTTGTGATCTACGGAATTTCGATGATCTTCTCCTTGATTTCTCTCTTGCTCAATATCTCGAGTCGCATTGGGGGCGTCCTACTTGTGATCGGGCTCTTGTTTGGAGTAGAGTTGTTAGCAGAATTGATTGGGATTCTGGGGCCACATCATAGTCCTTTGTTAAATGTTCTGCGCTATATAGGGAATTCTTCCTATCGGGAGGAAGTTCGTCAAAAACGAAAAGAAAAAACTAAATAA
- the sufD gene encoding Fe-S cluster assembly protein SufD yields MSIEKITLFSELHAEPSWLQDLRKKAFDKIDQLELPAIERVKFHRWNLGDGTITESEASANVPDFTALDSNLKLVQVGTQTVFEQVPQALADQGVLFTDFHSALEEIPQVVEDYFMSSVKYDDDKLAAYHTAYFNSGAVLYVPDNVEISEPIEGIFYQDSDSDVPFNKHILIIAGKNSKFSYLERLESKGEGSATATANVTVEVIARSGAQVKFAAIDRLGENVTAYISRRGKLGQDASIDWAIGVMNEGNVVADFDSDLVGNGSHADLKVVALSSGRQVQGIDTRVTNFGCNSIGNILQHGVILEKGTLTFNGIGHIIKGAKGADAQQESRVLMLSDQARSDANPILLIDENDVTAGHAASIGQVDPEDMYYLMSRGLDQHTAERLVVRGFLGSVIVEIPVKEVRDEMIATIEEKLSQR; encoded by the coding sequence ATGAGTATTGAAAAAATTACCCTCTTTTCGGAATTGCATGCTGAGCCAAGCTGGCTGCAAGATTTACGAAAAAAAGCTTTTGACAAGATCGATCAATTGGAATTGCCAGCCATTGAACGCGTCAAATTCCACCGCTGGAATCTTGGGGATGGGACGATCACAGAAAGCGAGGCTTCTGCCAATGTTCCTGATTTTACAGCCCTCGATTCAAACTTAAAATTGGTCCAAGTTGGAACTCAGACTGTTTTTGAACAGGTGCCACAAGCCTTGGCAGACCAAGGAGTCCTTTTCACAGATTTCCATTCTGCCCTAGAAGAAATTCCGCAGGTGGTGGAAGACTACTTCATGTCTTCCGTTAAATACGACGATGATAAACTAGCAGCTTACCACACAGCTTATTTTAATAGTGGGGCTGTCCTTTATGTTCCAGATAACGTCGAGATTTCAGAACCAATCGAAGGTATTTTCTACCAGGATAGCGACAGTGATGTACCTTTTAATAAGCACATTTTGATTATCGCAGGCAAAAACAGCAAGTTTAGCTATTTGGAACGCCTAGAATCAAAAGGTGAAGGCTCAGCAACAGCAACTGCGAATGTGACGGTTGAGGTGATCGCCCGCTCAGGTGCCCAAGTGAAATTTGCGGCGATTGACCGTCTGGGTGAAAATGTCACAGCTTACATCAGTCGACGTGGGAAACTAGGTCAGGATGCCAGCATTGATTGGGCTATCGGTGTTATGAACGAAGGTAACGTGGTTGCAGACTTTGACAGTGACTTGGTTGGAAACGGAAGTCATGCAGATTTGAAAGTCGTTGCTTTATCAAGCGGTCGTCAGGTTCAAGGAATTGACACCCGCGTGACCAACTTTGGTTGCAACTCGATCGGAAATATCTTGCAACACGGGGTTATTCTTGAAAAAGGAACCTTGACCTTCAACGGAATTGGTCATATTATCAAGGGGGCTAAAGGAGCAGATGCTCAGCAAGAAAGCCGTGTCTTGATGTTATCGGATCAAGCGCGTTCAGATGCGAACCCAATCCTCTTGATTGATGAAAATGACGTCACAGCAGGCCATGCTGCATCGATCGGTCAAGTGGACCCAGAAGACATGTATTACCTCATGAGTCGTGGTCTGGATCAACACACAGCGGAACGATTAGTGGTGCGTGGTTTCTTGGGATCTGTTATTGTTGAAATCCCAGTTAAAGAAGTACGTGATGAAATGATTGCCACCATTGAAGAAAAGTTATCTCAACGCTAA
- a CDS encoding ABC transporter substrate-binding protein/permease encodes MKKTLFALLTGLFICLGITQVVHADDYLRIGMEAAYAPFNWTQEDDANGAVKIDGTNQYANGYDVQIAKKVAEELGKKPLIVKTSWNGLIPALTSGKIDMIIAGMSPTAERKKEVAFSKSYYTSEPVMLVRKDGNYANATTLDDFKDAKVTSQQGVYLYSLISQLKGAKQETAMGDFAQMRQALESGVIDAYVSERPEALTAESANSKFKMIQFKKGFEVGEEDATIAIGMKKGDTRIDQVNAALAKISSEDQVKLMDDMIKKQPASSDASDDKQTFFSQMMKILKDNGPQFLRGTGMTLLISMTGTIAGLIIGLLIGVFRTAPKAKNKFLAGCQTAFGWFLNVYIEIFRGTPMIVQSMVIFYGSAQAFNISLDRTWAAIFIVSINTGAYMSEIVRGGILAVDPGQFEAATALGMTHGQTMRKVVLPQVVRNILPATGNEFVINIKDTSVLNVISVVELYFTGNTIATQNYQYFPTFTIIAVIYFVLTFTITRILRYIERRLDSDTYTTGANQMQVNEVK; translated from the coding sequence ATGAAAAAAACATTATTCGCGCTCTTAACAGGGCTTTTCATTTGCCTGGGGATCACACAGGTTGTTCATGCAGATGACTATTTACGAATCGGAATGGAAGCAGCCTACGCTCCTTTCAACTGGACCCAAGAAGATGATGCAAATGGAGCTGTTAAAATTGACGGTACCAATCAATATGCCAATGGGTACGATGTCCAAATCGCCAAAAAAGTTGCTGAGGAGTTAGGTAAAAAACCTCTGATCGTAAAAACATCTTGGAACGGTTTAATTCCAGCCCTCACTTCTGGTAAAATCGATATGATTATCGCTGGGATGAGTCCAACCGCTGAACGTAAAAAAGAGGTCGCCTTCTCCAAGAGCTACTATACCAGTGAACCGGTCATGCTCGTTCGTAAAGATGGAAACTATGCAAATGCTACTACCTTAGATGACTTTAAGGATGCAAAGGTCACCTCTCAACAAGGGGTCTACCTCTATTCTCTCATTTCCCAACTCAAGGGTGCGAAACAAGAAACTGCAATGGGTGATTTTGCCCAGATGCGGCAAGCTTTAGAATCAGGTGTTATCGATGCCTATGTTTCTGAACGTCCCGAAGCCCTAACCGCCGAGTCCGCTAATTCTAAATTTAAGATGATTCAATTCAAAAAAGGATTTGAAGTTGGGGAAGAAGATGCGACCATCGCTATCGGGATGAAGAAGGGCGACACTAGAATTGACCAAGTCAATGCCGCACTAGCTAAGATTTCGTCTGAAGACCAAGTCAAACTCATGGATGATATGATTAAGAAGCAACCAGCTTCCAGTGATGCTAGTGATGATAAGCAGACATTCTTTAGCCAAATGATGAAGATTTTAAAGGATAATGGCCCACAGTTCTTACGGGGAACTGGAATGACCCTCTTAATCTCTATGACTGGAACTATCGCTGGGTTGATTATCGGTTTGTTAATCGGTGTCTTCCGGACAGCTCCGAAGGCTAAAAATAAATTCCTTGCTGGATGCCAAACTGCCTTTGGTTGGTTCCTCAATGTCTACATTGAAATCTTCCGTGGAACTCCGATGATCGTTCAATCCATGGTCATTTTCTACGGTTCCGCCCAAGCCTTCAACATTTCCTTGGATCGTACCTGGGCCGCCATCTTTATCGTATCCATCAATACCGGAGCTTATATGAGTGAGATTGTTCGTGGTGGGATCTTAGCAGTGGATCCAGGTCAGTTTGAAGCAGCGACTGCTCTAGGAATGACCCATGGACAAACCATGCGCAAGGTCGTCCTTCCACAGGTTGTTCGCAATATCTTGCCAGCAACAGGGAATGAATTTGTTATTAACATCAAGGATACATCTGTTTTGAATGTTATCTCTGTAGTTGAACTGTACTTTACAGGAAATACGATCGCAACTCAAAACTATCAATACTTCCCAACCTTTACGATCATCGCTGTGATTTACTTCGTTCTCACCTTTACCATCACACGAATTCTTCGCTACATCGAACGTCGCTTAGATTCTGATACTTATACTACAGGTGCCAATCAAATGCAAGTCAATGAGGTGAAATAA